A region of Ochrobactrum quorumnocens DNA encodes the following proteins:
- a CDS encoding FUSC family protein, with translation MAFVHLSHPEKALLYASKTLLGCLICWFALQWAGIEHPIWAVITVLIISDPDVRTTLALSQARAINTAVGCAIGMITIWLVGYSPVASLFGAALTVFVILMIDRYPVNWRLAPATVVIVMDAGRFAQTRNEELLLALSRLIEIALGCVVAIALAWIYTKFIERVRAHRQQLPPHAEGE, from the coding sequence ATGGCGTTTGTGCATCTTTCCCACCCAGAAAAGGCGCTGCTTTACGCCTCAAAGACGTTGCTCGGCTGTCTTATTTGTTGGTTTGCATTGCAATGGGCAGGGATTGAGCATCCGATTTGGGCGGTGATCACGGTCCTAATCATTTCAGATCCCGACGTTCGCACAACGCTTGCTCTTTCGCAGGCACGGGCGATCAACACCGCAGTTGGATGTGCCATTGGCATGATAACCATCTGGTTAGTGGGATATTCGCCGGTTGCGAGCTTGTTCGGAGCAGCCCTAACGGTATTTGTCATCCTGATGATCGACCGATATCCAGTCAATTGGCGACTGGCGCCCGCAACCGTGGTAATTGTGATGGATGCGGGACGCTTTGCTCAAACACGCAACGAGGAACTGCTGCTCGCCCTATCGCGGTTGATTGAAATCGCGCTCGGCTGCGTGGTAGCGATTGCTTTGGCCTGGATTTATACCAAGTTCATTGAGCGGGTGCGAGCACATAGGCAGCAACTGCCACCTCACGCGGAAGGCGAATAG
- a CDS encoding usg protein, which yields MTTSAFVLKSAFELQLAGYGLTTAKIFYHLPDHPHLLQLFVWQDYDLAPEFPVLNHFIEFWKEKIDGPLHSVAYAHHRLLGPSDWKNVQGEILLH from the coding sequence ATGACGACATCCGCTTTTGTTTTAAAGTCGGCCTTTGAATTGCAGCTCGCCGGTTATGGTCTGACGACGGCGAAAATCTTCTATCATCTGCCTGATCACCCGCATTTGCTGCAACTTTTTGTATGGCAGGACTATGATCTCGCGCCGGAATTTCCGGTGCTCAATCATTTCATAGAATTCTGGAAGGAAAAGATCGACGGGCCGCTGCATTCGGTCGCCTACGCGCATCATCGGTTGCTTGGTCCATCCGACTGGAAGAATGTGCAAGGAGAAATTCTTTTACACTGA
- the acs gene encoding acetate--CoA ligase translates to MSEKLYPVLPGAKKNTLIDNETYLDWYNESVTDPDGFWAKHGRRIDWFKPFTKVKNTDFNGDVSIKWYEDGVTNVSYNCIDRHLKSRGDKVAIIWEGDNPYIDKKITYRELYENVCRLSNVLKKHGVKKGDRVTIYLPMIPEAAYAMLACARIGAVHSVVFAGFSPEALAGRIVDCESTFVITADEGVRGGKPVSLKENTDTAIDIAAKQYVMVNKVLVVRRTGGKVSWGPGRDLWYHQEVASVEPTCEPEPMNAEDPLFILYTSGSTGKPKGVLHTTGGYLVYASMTHQYVFDYHDGDVYWCTADVGWVTGHSYIVYGPLANGATTLMFEGVPNFPDQGRFWEVIDKHHVNIFYTAPTAIRALMGAGDEFVTRSSRSTLRLLGSVGEPINPEAWEWYYNVVGDQHSPIVDTWWQTETGGILITPLPGATDLKPGSATRPFFGVKPQLVDGEGAVVEGAVDGNLCIIDSWPGQMRTLYGDHKRFIEAYFSTYKGKYFTGDGCRRDDDGYYWITGRVDDVLNISGHRLGTAEIESALVSHHSVSEAAVVGYPHPIKGQGIYCYVTLMTGAETQDADALRKELVSHVRKEIGPIATPDKIQFSPGLPKTRSGKIMRRILRKIAEDEFGSLGDTSTLADPGVVDDLIENRQNKK, encoded by the coding sequence ATGTCGGAAAAGCTTTACCCCGTTCTGCCGGGGGCAAAGAAGAACACGCTCATTGACAACGAGACCTATCTCGACTGGTACAATGAAAGCGTAACCGACCCGGATGGCTTCTGGGCCAAGCACGGCCGACGCATTGACTGGTTCAAGCCCTTTACCAAAGTCAAGAACACTGATTTCAACGGCGACGTATCGATCAAGTGGTATGAAGATGGCGTGACCAACGTCTCCTACAACTGTATCGACCGCCACCTGAAAAGCCGTGGTGACAAGGTCGCCATCATCTGGGAAGGCGACAACCCTTACATAGATAAAAAGATCACCTACCGTGAACTTTACGAAAATGTCTGCCGTCTCTCCAATGTGCTGAAAAAGCATGGCGTCAAGAAAGGCGACCGCGTCACCATCTATCTGCCGATGATCCCGGAAGCGGCTTATGCCATGCTCGCCTGTGCCCGTATTGGCGCCGTGCATTCGGTCGTCTTTGCAGGTTTCTCGCCGGAAGCGCTCGCTGGCCGTATTGTCGACTGTGAATCCACTTTCGTCATCACCGCTGATGAAGGCGTACGTGGTGGCAAGCCGGTATCGCTCAAGGAAAACACCGACACGGCTATCGACATAGCTGCCAAGCAATATGTCATGGTCAACAAGGTTCTGGTCGTTCGCCGCACCGGTGGCAAGGTCAGCTGGGGCCCTGGCCGTGATCTCTGGTATCATCAGGAAGTGGCAAGCGTAGAACCTACCTGCGAACCGGAACCCATGAATGCGGAAGACCCGCTATTCATCCTTTATACCTCCGGCTCGACAGGCAAGCCGAAGGGTGTGCTTCATACCACCGGCGGCTACCTCGTCTATGCTTCGATGACACATCAATATGTGTTCGATTATCATGACGGCGATGTCTATTGGTGTACTGCGGATGTGGGCTGGGTGACAGGCCATTCCTACATCGTCTACGGGCCGCTCGCCAATGGTGCTACCACGCTGATGTTTGAAGGTGTACCGAACTTCCCCGATCAGGGTCGTTTCTGGGAAGTCATCGACAAACACCACGTCAATATCTTCTATACCGCGCCAACCGCAATCCGCGCGCTGATGGGGGCGGGCGATGAATTTGTTACCCGTTCATCGCGCTCGACATTGCGCCTGCTTGGTTCGGTTGGCGAGCCGATCAACCCCGAAGCCTGGGAATGGTATTATAACGTCGTGGGTGATCAGCATTCACCGATTGTCGATACATGGTGGCAGACGGAAACCGGCGGTATTTTGATTACGCCGCTGCCCGGTGCAACCGACCTCAAGCCCGGTTCGGCAACGCGTCCTTTCTTCGGCGTGAAACCGCAGCTGGTTGACGGCGAAGGTGCCGTTGTTGAAGGTGCAGTCGATGGCAATCTCTGCATCATCGACTCATGGCCCGGCCAGATGCGTACGCTCTATGGCGATCACAAGCGCTTCATCGAAGCTTACTTCTCAACCTATAAAGGCAAGTATTTTACCGGTGACGGCTGCCGCCGCGATGACGACGGCTATTACTGGATTACCGGCCGCGTCGATGACGTGCTCAATATTTCCGGTCACCGTCTCGGCACGGCGGAAATCGAGTCGGCACTCGTCTCGCATCATTCCGTTTCGGAAGCTGCGGTCGTTGGCTACCCACATCCGATCAAGGGACAAGGCATCTATTGCTACGTCACTCTGATGACGGGCGCTGAAACACAAGATGCCGATGCTTTGCGCAAAGAGCTGGTCAGCCACGTGCGCAAGGAAATCGGGCCAATTGCGACACCAGACAAGATTCAGTTCTCGCCCGGCCTGCCGAAAACCCGGTCAGGCAAGATCATGCGCCGTATTCTGCGCAAGATCGCAGAGGACGAATTCGGCTCACTGGGCGATACCTCGACCCTCGCCGACCCGGGCGTCGTGGACGATCTGATCGAAAATCGCCAGAACAAGAAGTAA
- a CDS encoding DUF1674 domain-containing protein, translating to MTDKFNETDINDNVAPRKLDDLPAAAQRALKEAEARRASENVEKLPREIGGRGGKDPARFGDWEIKGRTIDF from the coding sequence ATGACCGATAAATTCAACGAAACCGACATCAATGACAATGTAGCTCCGCGTAAGCTGGACGATCTGCCAGCTGCAGCACAGCGCGCGCTCAAAGAAGCTGAAGCACGTCGCGCGAGCGAAAATGTCGAAAAGTTACCGCGTGAGATTGGCGGACGGGGCGGCAAAGATCCCGCTCGTTTTGGCGACTGGGAGATCAAGGGGCGGACAATAGATTTTTAA
- the htpX gene encoding zinc metalloprotease HtpX, translated as MNMTKTAMLIALMTVMFMSIGYLLGGGGGMMIALVIAVAMNMFGYWNSDKMVLRMYNAQEVDERSAPDFYRMVSGLAANAGLPMPKVYIINEDQPNAFATGRNPENAAVAATTGLLQRLTPEEVAGVMAHELAHVQNRDTLTMTIVATLAGAISMLGNFAFFLGGNRENGNGIMGVIGTILAMIVAPFAAMIVQMAVSRTREYAADRRGAEICGNPLWLSSALGKIARGAKTVVNEEAEHNPATAHMFIINPLSGRGADNLFSTHPDTDNRISALEQMAAEMGIRSAGMAQRTSTPSQSSGPWGQSSGNAGDNNSGGSGYRGPWS; from the coding sequence ATGAATATGACGAAAACTGCCATGCTGATCGCTCTCATGACAGTCATGTTTATGAGCATCGGTTACTTATTGGGCGGCGGCGGCGGCATGATGATCGCATTGGTAATCGCGGTTGCCATGAACATGTTTGGCTATTGGAATTCCGACAAGATGGTACTGCGCATGTATAATGCGCAGGAAGTCGATGAGCGCTCGGCACCCGACTTCTACCGCATGGTCAGTGGCCTTGCCGCCAATGCAGGTCTACCGATGCCAAAAGTCTATATCATCAATGAGGATCAGCCCAACGCGTTTGCCACGGGCCGTAATCCGGAAAATGCAGCGGTCGCAGCCACAACTGGCCTTCTTCAGCGCCTGACACCGGAAGAAGTCGCAGGCGTCATGGCACATGAACTAGCCCATGTTCAAAACCGCGATACCCTGACCATGACAATCGTCGCCACCCTCGCGGGTGCAATCTCCATGCTTGGTAATTTCGCTTTCTTCCTAGGTGGTAACCGCGAAAACGGCAATGGCATCATGGGCGTGATCGGCACGATCCTTGCGATGATCGTTGCGCCATTTGCCGCTATGATTGTGCAGATGGCCGTAAGCCGTACCCGCGAATATGCCGCTGACCGGCGCGGTGCAGAAATCTGTGGCAATCCACTTTGGCTTTCCTCGGCGCTCGGCAAGATTGCGCGTGGCGCAAAAACCGTGGTGAATGAGGAAGCCGAGCATAACCCGGCGACAGCCCATATGTTCATCATCAATCCACTGAGCGGACGTGGTGCGGACAATCTGTTCTCGACGCATCCGGACACAGACAACCGCATCTCAGCACTCGAACAAATGGCTGCCGAAATGGGTATTCGTTCGGCTGGAATGGCGCAACGCACCTCGACGCCATCACAAAGCAGTGGCCCATGGGGACAAAGTAGTGGTAATGCAGGCGATAACAACAGTGGCGGTTCCGGCTATCGGGGCCCTTGGTCGTAA
- a CDS encoding RsmB/NOP family class I SAM-dependent RNA methyltransferase, protein MNDKKPAPKRGNNKPQTHNYAADRAEQRPGLAARLCAARLLGAVIEKNTSLDGLTDNSHGHPQYLALEPRDRSLVRAILGSALRNRGSIERAINKRLDRPLPENAHALKHLLHVAIAQIFYLNLPDHSAVDLAVEAANADPRNRKYAGLVNALLRRLSRNKERALEHTLQPEKNVPEWFSKSLTDSYGPKKAEAILTMHGYEPPIDFTVKGDPKEWAEKLGGVALPNGSVRLETVEGNLTDLPGFAEGDWWVQDAAASLPARLMGDIKGKRVADLCAAPGGKTAQLVIQGADVTALDMSENRLKRLEGNLERLSLKARTVSSNMMDFKPDALFDAVLLDAPCSSTGTVRRHPDVPWTKTPQDIKKLATLQAKMLDQAITLVKPGGTVLFSNCSLHPQEGEDLARNALKNPVIEAYPITLEDCPGLESLITKEGFLRSTPADLPAEHFGGNPHMAGMDGFFAARFKRKA, encoded by the coding sequence GTGAACGATAAGAAACCTGCGCCAAAGCGTGGAAATAACAAGCCGCAGACACACAATTACGCCGCAGACCGCGCCGAACAACGGCCGGGCCTTGCGGCGCGTTTGTGCGCGGCACGCCTGCTTGGTGCGGTGATCGAAAAGAACACATCGCTCGACGGCCTCACTGATAACAGCCATGGCCATCCGCAATATCTGGCGCTGGAACCGCGCGACCGCTCGCTGGTTCGCGCCATTCTCGGTTCGGCTCTGCGTAATCGCGGCAGCATTGAACGCGCAATCAACAAGCGCCTCGACCGTCCATTGCCGGAAAATGCACATGCGCTCAAACATTTGCTGCATGTGGCCATCGCGCAGATTTTCTACCTCAACCTGCCCGATCATTCGGCAGTCGATCTCGCGGTCGAAGCGGCCAATGCCGATCCGCGCAATCGCAAATATGCAGGTCTGGTAAACGCTCTTCTGCGCCGTCTATCGCGCAACAAAGAGCGGGCACTCGAACACACATTGCAGCCTGAAAAAAATGTGCCGGAATGGTTTTCAAAGAGCCTTACCGATTCCTATGGCCCGAAAAAAGCCGAAGCCATTTTGACCATGCATGGTTATGAGCCGCCAATCGATTTCACCGTGAAAGGTGATCCGAAGGAATGGGCTGAAAAGCTCGGCGGCGTAGCCTTGCCTAACGGTTCTGTGCGTCTTGAGACAGTCGAGGGCAACCTCACCGACCTGCCCGGTTTTGCCGAGGGTGACTGGTGGGTGCAGGATGCCGCCGCAAGCCTACCTGCGCGCCTGATGGGCGACATTAAAGGCAAGCGCGTGGCTGATCTTTGTGCAGCCCCAGGTGGAAAGACTGCACAGCTTGTGATTCAGGGCGCTGATGTGACAGCCCTTGATATGTCCGAAAACCGCCTCAAGCGGCTTGAAGGCAATTTGGAACGTCTGAGCCTTAAAGCCCGCACGGTTTCAAGCAATATGATGGACTTTAAGCCAGATGCATTGTTCGATGCCGTGCTGCTCGATGCGCCCTGCTCATCCACTGGAACTGTCCGCCGTCACCCGGATGTGCCGTGGACCAAGACACCGCAGGATATCAAGAAGCTTGCGACCCTTCAGGCCAAAATGCTTGATCAGGCCATCACGCTTGTGAAACCCGGTGGCACAGTGCTGTTCTCCAATTGCTCGCTACATCCGCAGGAAGGCGAGGACTTGGCCCGCAATGCACTCAAAAACCCGGTCATTGAAGCCTATCCGATCACCCTCGAAGATTGCCCCGGCCTTGAAAGCTTGATCACCAAAGAAGGCTTCCTGCGCTCAACACCTGCCGATTTGCCCGCCGAACACTTCGGTGGAAATCCGCATATGGCCGGAATGGATGGCTTCTTTGCCGCGCGTTTCAAGCGCAAGGCCTGA
- a CDS encoding heparinase II/III family protein — protein sequence MNFNTENERVAVALSETPHLWGLAVAQAWRRFSRRLRMGPLYRWRFTGFTPERILIAPPDLRVADPQLAQEFYHGRFALAGRLVETGGLSPFAVEPPTPEWEAALHSFSWLRHLKSANSELATANARALLDDWMRLYGRRIGGLAWSPEVTAQRIIAWLQHSNLILSGAELPAYRKFMRSLAMQVRYLRTVASAMDDGEERLRARIALAFAALALPVSPPTARAARRNLEYELKRQILPDGGHVSRNPLTILELLADLLPLRQTYANGTESPPKALIEAVERMLPALRFFRHQDGSLALFNGVGPTMSERIISVLRHDETAGSPLTHAPYSGYERLSMGSTTIIADTGLPPPVTSSRDAHAGCLAFEMSSGRQRYIVNSGVDRFGPPEFRPLGRSTAAHSTATINDTSSCRFSLNAGLSNMIGTPIIAGPTKVQRDRVEDMGRQGFMASHDGYVRLFGIFHERRAVLSHNGSVIQGADRFYRGDAKALKANGRDNIAVRFHIHPSVDISFDENGLIILSAPHDDTWAFSCFEVAPQLEDSIFFAGFRGPVTSKQIVLSFPASDLPEVNWQFSRVAIGSYA from the coding sequence ATGAACTTTAATACGGAGAACGAGAGGGTGGCAGTCGCGTTGAGCGAAACCCCGCATCTTTGGGGACTGGCTGTTGCACAGGCTTGGCGCAGGTTCAGCCGTCGCCTGCGCATGGGCCCGCTTTATCGCTGGCGTTTCACCGGCTTCACGCCGGAACGCATCCTCATCGCCCCGCCCGATCTTCGCGTCGCTGACCCCCAGCTCGCGCAGGAATTCTATCACGGCCGCTTTGCGCTTGCCGGTCGCCTTGTCGAAACGGGCGGGCTTTCGCCTTTTGCCGTTGAGCCACCAACGCCTGAATGGGAGGCGGCACTCCACAGCTTCAGCTGGCTGCGTCACCTCAAAAGCGCCAACAGCGAGCTTGCCACTGCCAATGCACGTGCTTTGCTCGATGACTGGATGCGCCTTTATGGAAGACGCATTGGCGGACTGGCATGGTCACCGGAAGTCACAGCGCAACGCATCATCGCATGGCTGCAGCATTCCAATCTGATTCTTTCGGGCGCTGAACTGCCCGCTTACCGCAAATTCATGCGCTCTCTCGCCATGCAGGTGCGCTATCTGCGCACGGTGGCTTCGGCCATGGATGACGGCGAAGAACGCCTTCGCGCCCGCATCGCACTGGCTTTTGCAGCCCTCGCGCTCCCGGTTTCACCACCGACTGCGCGTGCGGCACGCCGCAATCTCGAATATGAACTGAAGCGCCAGATCCTGCCTGACGGCGGCCATGTTTCGCGCAACCCTTTGACTATTCTCGAACTGCTGGCTGACCTTCTGCCGCTGCGCCAGACCTACGCCAATGGCACGGAATCACCGCCCAAAGCATTGATCGAAGCCGTCGAGCGTATGTTGCCAGCACTTCGTTTCTTCCGTCATCAGGACGGCAGCCTTGCACTGTTCAACGGCGTCGGCCCGACCATGTCGGAACGCATCATCTCGGTTCTGCGCCATGATGAAACCGCAGGCTCACCGTTGACCCATGCGCCCTATTCCGGTTATGAACGCCTGTCGATGGGTTCCACCACGATCATTGCAGATACGGGTTTGCCGCCACCGGTTACCTCTTCGCGCGATGCCCATGCAGGCTGTCTCGCCTTTGAAATGTCCTCCGGACGTCAGCGCTATATCGTCAATTCCGGCGTCGACCGCTTTGGTCCACCGGAATTTCGTCCATTGGGACGCTCGACCGCCGCACACTCGACCGCAACCATCAACGACACATCATCCTGCCGTTTCAGCTTGAATGCAGGCCTTTCCAACATGATCGGCACACCGATCATTGCGGGACCGACCAAAGTGCAGCGTGATCGTGTGGAAGACATGGGCCGACAAGGGTTTATGGCAAGCCATGACGGTTATGTTCGGCTTTTTGGAATTTTCCACGAGCGCCGCGCAGTGCTCTCGCACAATGGCAGTGTCATTCAGGGTGCCGACCGTTTCTATCGTGGCGATGCCAAGGCTTTGAAAGCCAACGGGCGCGATAACATCGCCGTGCGTTTTCATATCCACCCTTCTGTCGATATCTCATTTGATGAAAATGGTCTGATTATCTTGAGTGCGCCCCATGACGACACATGGGCTTTTTCCTGCTTCGAAGTGGCGCCACAGCTGGAAGACAGTATCTTCTTCGCCGGCTTCCGCGGGCCTGTGACATCAAAGCAAATTGTGTTGTCCTTCCCGGCCTCTGACCTGCCGGAAGTGAACTGGCAATTCAGCCGTGTCGCCATCGGAAGCTATGCTTAA
- the purH gene encoding bifunctional phosphoribosylaminoimidazolecarboxamide formyltransferase/IMP cyclohydrolase: MAVSSKHIPAPDLHRVRRALLSVSDKTGLIDFAKALHANGVEILSTGGTAKSIAAEGIPVKDVSEVTGFPEIMDGRVKTLHPSVHGGLLAVRNDPEHIAAMEAHGIGGIDLAVINLYPFEEVRFKGGDYDTTVENIDIGGPAMIRASAKNHAYVATVVDPADYADVVAELEKNEGSLPISFRKKLAAKAFSRTAAYDAAISNWFAEAINEETPTHRSVAGKLHSVMRYGENPHQTAGFYLTGEQRPGVATATQLQGKQLSYNNINDTDAAFELVAEFDPARTAAVAIIKHANPCGVAEAATITEAYLKALACDPVSAFGGIVALNKTLDEAAAEEIVKIFTEVIIAPDATEGAQAIVAAKKNLRLLVTGGLPDPRAKGIAAKTVAGGLLVQSRDNGVVDDLDLKVVTKRSPSEAELNDMKFAFRVGKHVKSNAIVYVKNGATVGIGAGQMSRVDSARIAARKAEDAAEAAGLAEPLTKGCVVASDAFFPFADGLLSAVQAGATAVIQPGGSMRDDEVIAAADEHGIAMVMTGMRHFRH, encoded by the coding sequence ATGGCTGTCAGCTCCAAGCATATTCCCGCTCCCGATCTTCATCGGGTGCGCCGCGCCCTCCTTTCCGTGTCCGACAAGACCGGCCTCATTGATTTCGCCAAAGCACTTCACGCAAACGGCGTTGAAATCCTTTCGACAGGCGGCACCGCCAAGTCGATTGCCGCAGAAGGCATTCCTGTAAAGGACGTTTCGGAAGTCACCGGCTTTCCGGAAATCATGGATGGACGCGTGAAGACGCTGCACCCATCAGTGCACGGCGGCCTGCTTGCAGTGCGCAACGATCCTGAACATATCGCAGCCATGGAAGCACACGGCATTGGCGGTATCGATCTTGCCGTCATCAATCTTTATCCGTTTGAAGAAGTCCGCTTCAAGGGCGGCGACTACGACACTACTGTTGAAAATATCGACATTGGTGGGCCGGCCATGATCCGCGCTTCGGCAAAGAACCATGCCTATGTGGCAACCGTTGTCGATCCGGCTGACTATGCGGACGTTGTAGCCGAGCTCGAAAAGAACGAAGGATCGCTCCCGATTTCTTTCCGTAAAAAGCTCGCAGCCAAGGCATTCTCGCGCACTGCCGCTTATGATGCAGCCATTTCCAACTGGTTTGCCGAAGCAATCAATGAAGAGACTCCGACCCACCGTTCGGTTGCTGGCAAGCTGCACTCTGTCATGCGCTATGGTGAAAACCCACATCAGACTGCTGGCTTTTACCTGACCGGCGAACAGCGCCCTGGTGTTGCCACAGCAACCCAGCTTCAGGGCAAGCAGCTTTCCTATAACAACATCAATGACACCGATGCGGCTTTCGAACTCGTTGCCGAGTTTGACCCGGCCCGCACCGCAGCCGTTGCCATCATCAAGCACGCCAATCCTTGCGGCGTGGCAGAAGCTGCAACCATCACCGAAGCCTATCTCAAGGCACTGGCCTGCGATCCGGTTTCAGCCTTCGGCGGTATTGTTGCGCTTAATAAAACACTTGATGAGGCTGCAGCCGAAGAAATCGTCAAGATTTTCACCGAAGTCATCATCGCACCAGACGCGACCGAAGGCGCACAGGCTATCGTTGCGGCCAAGAAGAACCTGCGTCTTCTGGTAACAGGTGGACTGCCTGACCCGCGCGCCAAAGGCATTGCGGCCAAGACAGTTGCTGGCGGCCTGCTGGTTCAGTCGCGCGACAATGGCGTCGTTGACGATCTTGATCTGAAAGTCGTGACCAAGCGCTCCCCAAGCGAAGCCGAACTCAACGACATGAAGTTTGCTTTCCGCGTTGGCAAGCACGTGAAGTCGAACGCTATCGTTTACGTTAAGAACGGCGCAACGGTCGGCATCGGCGCAGGCCAGATGAGCCGTGTAGATTCAGCTCGTATCGCTGCCCGCAAGGCTGAAGATGCAGCCGAAGCAGCTGGTCTTGCAGAGCCGCTGACCAAGGGCTGTGTTGTCGCTTCCGACGCGTTCTTCCCGTTTGCCGATGGTCTGCTGTCTGCTGTCCAGGCAGGCGCCACGGCGGTTATCCAGCCGGGTGGCTCGATGCGTGACGATGAAGTCATTGCTGCGGCTGACGAACATGGCATTGCCATGGTGATGACCGGTATGCGTCACTTCCGTCACTAA
- the glpK gene encoding glycerol kinase GlpK, producing the protein MTQFVGSIDQGTTSSRFIIFDRNGDIIAMDQREHEQIYPKAGWVEHSANEIWRNTQHVIAATLKKANLKASDIASVGITNQRETTLLWDRKTGTPLYNAIVWMDTRTDELVDHFAKDGGADRLRDKTGLPISTYFSGLKLRWILDNVPGVREKAEAGDALFGTMDSWLVWNLTGGTKGGIHITDVTNASRTQLMDLSTLEWDEELLRIFDIPAACLPEIRSSSEIYGEITLPALVNVKLAGILGDQQAALFGQACLEPGEAKNTYGTGCFMLMNTGEKLVPSTYGLLTTIAYQLGDQKPVYALEGSIAITGALVQWMRDNLGIIKTSGDIETLARTVEDNGDVYFVPAFSGLYAPRWEDSARGIIAGLTRFANKGHIARAALEASCYQVREVLEAMVKDSGVEITELRADGGMTINELLMQFQSDILNVPVVRPKIIETTALGAAYAAGLAVGYWRSTNDIIENWQVGQRWHPKMTSKERTRLFTSWEKAVQRSLNWVD; encoded by the coding sequence ATGACACAGTTCGTCGGTTCCATCGATCAGGGAACCACCAGTTCACGTTTTATCATTTTTGACCGGAACGGCGACATTATCGCCATGGACCAGCGAGAACACGAGCAGATTTACCCGAAGGCTGGCTGGGTGGAACACAGCGCCAATGAAATCTGGCGCAACACGCAGCATGTCATCGCCGCGACCTTGAAGAAAGCCAACCTCAAAGCTTCCGATATCGCATCGGTCGGCATCACCAACCAGCGCGAAACCACGCTTTTGTGGGACAGGAAAACCGGCACACCACTTTACAACGCCATTGTCTGGATGGACACACGCACGGACGAGCTGGTCGATCATTTTGCGAAAGATGGCGGCGCAGATCGTCTCCGCGATAAGACCGGACTGCCGATCTCGACTTATTTCTCAGGCCTTAAACTGCGCTGGATACTCGATAATGTTCCCGGTGTGCGCGAGAAGGCAGAAGCAGGCGATGCGCTGTTCGGCACGATGGATAGCTGGCTTGTCTGGAACCTCACCGGCGGCACAAAAGGCGGCATTCACATCACCGACGTAACCAATGCGTCACGCACGCAGTTGATGGACTTGTCTACGCTCGAATGGGACGAGGAACTCCTGCGGATATTCGATATTCCCGCAGCTTGCCTGCCGGAAATTCGTTCTTCCAGTGAAATCTATGGCGAGATTACCCTACCCGCGCTTGTCAATGTCAAGCTTGCAGGCATTCTAGGCGATCAGCAGGCAGCCCTTTTCGGTCAGGCCTGCCTTGAGCCAGGCGAAGCCAAGAACACCTATGGCACCGGCTGCTTCATGCTGATGAATACCGGCGAGAAACTGGTTCCATCCACCTACGGGCTTCTAACGACTATTGCCTATCAGCTTGGTGACCAAAAGCCGGTCTATGCGCTGGAAGGCTCCATCGCGATCACCGGCGCACTGGTGCAATGGATGCGTGATAATCTCGGCATCATCAAAACCAGTGGCGACATTGAAACACTGGCGCGCACCGTCGAAGACAATGGCGATGTCTATTTTGTTCCTGCCTTCTCCGGCCTTTACGCACCGCGCTGGGAAGATTCCGCGCGTGGCATCATTGCCGGTCTGACCCGCTTTGCAAACAAGGGCCATATTGCCCGCGCAGCACTCGAAGCAAGCTGCTATCAAGTCCGCGAAGTGCTGGAAGCCATGGTGAAGGACTCTGGTGTCGAAATCACCGAATTACGCGCCGATGGCGGCATGACCATCAACGAGCTTCTCATGCAGTTCCAGTCCGACATCCTGAATGTACCTGTCGTGCGTCCCAAGATCATCGAAACCACAGCACTTGGAGCAGCCTATGCGGCTGGTCTTGCCGTTGGCTACTGGAGATCGACAAACGACATTATCGAAAACTGGCAAGTCGGTCAGCGCTGGCATCCCAAGATGACATCAAAGGAACGAACCCGCCTGTTCACCTCGTGGGAAAAGGCCGTTCAGCGCTCGCTCAACTGGGTCGATTGA